A window of the Ostrea edulis chromosome 1, xbOstEdul1.1, whole genome shotgun sequence genome harbors these coding sequences:
- the LOC125652517 gene encoding uncharacterized protein LOC125652517, protein MHITSAMSGKKQNGGPVSQKVPSKQHETRETDINQNDRIAVMEIIKYFKRERHQIMAMLKESREDFETLEMNKRAIHMEVDTVRRDINKHLDALEAKLRKNLDEIHKEAAKECQYRIAELEARQSAIQEYQRRLENVIKFWSRRQDSDLSAIQTFYESIIQHRLDTANKSYEYEFQINDKIDNLKSLIKQFGSVRLHCYVNSFDDSGVRDIQSSQLDQSLEDCTAVVTTSFSICEDHNSNIGGCTYLYNGLLMIGNRLTNSLQQYDPNGTIASEMSLQGKPWDVCLVNPFTVAVSLPYNKPWNMSYVSTIAIVDTIQMKTVKEITIHSKIHGLAYGEEKFYVACVTEVKILNLKGESVHVIRVPNGCIRQVCTDKGRLLFSDWNHNCTQCFGRDGMEMFTYTHPLMKGPVGISVDYEENVYVTSFISNNVHQLTPDGQLNRILLNKDDGIKEPRAICLQKYTNRFVVCDNAGVKLCELQPGKT, encoded by the exons ATGCACATCACCAGCG CTATGTCCGGAAAGAAGCAAAATGGTGGTCCAGTCTCCCAGAAAGTACCCAGCAAACAGCACGAGACTCGTGAAACCGACATTAACCAAAATGATCGTATAGCAGTGATGGAGATTATCAAATACTTTAAACGAGAAAGACATCAGATTATGGCGATGCTGAAAGAGAGTAGGGAAGATTTTGAAACCCTGGAAATGAACAAGCGTGCAATCCATATGGAAGTGGATACAGTTCGCCGGGATATTAACAAACATTTAGATGCCCTGGAAGCTAAGCTTCGAAAAAATTTAGATGAAATTCACAAGGAAGCTGCAAAAGAATGTCAGTATCGTATCGCCGAGCTAGAGGCTCGTCAAAGTGCAATTCAGGAATACCAGAGGAGGCTGGAAAACGTCATCAAGTTTTGGTCTCGAAGACAAGATTCCGATTTAAGTGCCATACAGACTTTTTACGAGTCCATAATTCAGCATAGACTAGATACTGCAAACAAGAGCTACGAGtatgaatttcaaataaatgataaaattgacAATTTGAAATCCCTAATTAAGCAGTTTGGAAGCGTGCGACTGCACTGTTACGTCAATTCGTTCGACGATTCCGGTGTGCGCGATATACAGAGTTCCCAGTTAGATCAAAGTTTAGAGGACTGCACGGCGGTAGTGACGACTTCCTTCTCTATTTGTGAAGACCATAATTCTAATATCGGGGGCTGTACCTATCTTTATAACGGTCTACTGATGATTGGAAATCGTCTGACGAATTCATTACAGCAG TATGATCCGAACGGTACGATAGCTTCGGAGATGTCATTACAGGGAAAACCATGGGATGTGTGTCTCGTCAACCCCTTCACGGTGGCGGTGTCCCTTCCCTACAACAAACCATGGAACATGTCTTACGTATCAACCATCGCAATTGTCGATACCATTCAAATGAAAACAG tCAAAGAGATCACTATTCATTCCAAAATCCACGGCCTGGCCTATGGCGAGGAGAAGTTCTATGTGGCCTGCGTTACAGAAGTAAAAATACTTAACCTCAAAGGCGAATCTGTCCACGTGATCAGGGTGCCTAACGGCTGCATCAGACAGGTCTGCACTGACAAAGGCAGACTTCTTTTCTCCGACTGGAACCATAACTGTACACAG TGCTTTGGACGCGATGGCATGGAGATGTTTACCTACACTCATCCACTGATGAAAGGGCCGGTGGGGATTTCCGTGGACTACGAGGAAAACGTCTATGTCACCAGCTTCATCTCCAACAACGTCCACCAACTGACGCCTGATGGACAATTGAACCGGATACTGCTGAACAAAGATGATGGCATTAAGGAGCCCAGGGCTATCTGCCTGCAGAAGTACACTAACAGATTTGTTGTATGTGACAATGCTGGCGTTAAACTGTGTGAACTACAACCAGGCAAGACATAG